One part of the Carassius gibelio isolate Cgi1373 ecotype wild population from Czech Republic chromosome B6, carGib1.2-hapl.c, whole genome shotgun sequence genome encodes these proteins:
- the rhebl1 gene encoding ras homolog, mTORC1 binding like 1 gives MPQPKYRKIAVLGYRSVGKSSLTIQFVEGQFVDSYDPTIENTFNKMVSVNGQDFNLQLVDTAGQDEYSIFPQSHSMDIHGYVLVYSVTSMKSFEVVQVLHDKLLDMVGKIQVPTVLVGNKKDLHMERVIKPEEGKKLADSWGAAFMESSAKENQTAVEVFKRIILEMEKVDGNAPSEEKKCAVM, from the exons ATGCCTCAACCTAAATACAGAAAGATTGCTGTATTAGGGTATCGTTCTGTTG gaaAATCCTCCCTCACGATACAGTTTGTTGAAGGACAATTTGTAGATTCCTATGACCCTACTATTGAAAACA CTTTTAATAAAATGGTGTCTGTGAATGGCCAGGATTTCAATCTCCAGTTAGTTGACACTGCTGGACAG GATGAGTATTCCATTTTCCCCCAGTCTCATTCTATGGATATTCATGGTTACGTTCTGGTATATTCTGTCACTTCAATGAAAAG TTTTGAAGTTGTGCAGGTTCTACATGACAAGCTTCTTGATATGGTTGGAAAGATACA GGTACCTACTGTTCTGGTTGGGAACAAAAAAGACCTTCACATGGAAAG agtgATTAAACCAGAAGAGGGCAAGAAGCTTGCTGATTCTTGGGGTGCCGCTTTTATGGAATCATCTGCTAAGGAAAATCAG ACAGCTGTAGAGGTTTTCAAGAGGATTATTCTGGAAATGGAAAAAGTTGATGGAAATGCCCCATCAGAGGAGAAGAAGTGTGCTGTGATGTAA